AATTAAAAGCTCTTGCAAGTGCTCATAATAAAAATGCTCAAGAAATTGGAGATTTAAAAAACTTAGAACACGATCAGATTAGATCTATCTATGCTGATCCTGTAACTGCACCTGCATCACCTACACCTGGTTCATCTAGTACTGTCTCTAGTGTTCCTCACGCCAACAGTAACGGAGAAATTTTACAGAGAGGCGGGCAAGACCTTACCGTTGTAAAGGCTTTCAATACTTTAGATAGTGATATCCTTATAAATCATGAAGATATCATAAAATTAAATGATAAAACTGTGAAAAACACCGGAGAAATTTCTGACAATAAAAATAACATTGCACAAAATAAAAGTGATATAAACAAATTACAAAGTCATTCTAATTCAAGTGCAAAACATATCCAAAACAATGACAAGAGAATTACTAAAAATACCCAGGATATTCATCATAACACAGAGAGAATAAATTCAGTAGAAGCACAGATGAAAAAAGGAATTGCAGATGCTGTTGCTGTTGCTGAAATTAAATACCCTAAGATGGAAAAAGGTGAGATGGGAATCGGAGCTGGATATGGAACCTATGAATCTGAAAATGCTATAGCTATAGGAGTAGGTTTACAGGCTACCGATAACTTATTTATCAATGCTTCAGTAGGTGCGACTTCTGGTGCAGATGACAGTGTAGTTGGCGGAGCTGGAGTTTCATATAAATTTAAAGTATTTTAAAAATATAAGTTTATTTCAAGGAGGAAAAAATGAAAAAAATTATTCTATTAGCTATGATATTAGCAGCAGGATCTACTAGTTATGCTGATGGTTTTCAATTAAATCTGGGTTATGATGTCTGGAGGTCTGTTTCTGATGTCCCCAATGGTGAAAAATCTGGATCCATGGATCAAGGGTATACTATCGGTGGAGAATACATTTGGGACTATCAGGATAGGTTTCATTATGGAATAGGAGGAGAATTTAGATCTAAATTAAAAAATGAAGATATTACTCTCAACGAATCTGTCCCTGCATATCTGGTAGGAAAGTATGATATTTTAAATCACCAGTTATATTTTGTGGGCAGATTGGGATATAATATAGGTCTTAGTAACGCTGACGGAGGCTACTATGCAGGTATTGGTATCGGGAAAAATGTAGGCCTTATTAATATAGAAATATTATATGAAAATATGGGTTATACCCTAAAAGAAAAAGAAGACATTGATGGAACTCACAGCAGTGTAGGAATAAAATTTGGATTTAAATTAGGAGATATCTACAATGCATTTACAAATTCTTCTGAGGATCTCCCTGAGGCAGAAGCTGCTCCAGAGCCAAAAATTATCGAACCTGAAGTT
This sequence is a window from Psychrilyobacter atlanticus DSM 19335. Protein-coding genes within it:
- a CDS encoding YadA C-terminal domain-containing protein — its product is NQKQITDNKNSQNVINTKHENLIGANTTATSNEVSRAKTAEEVNQKQITDNKNSQNVINTKHENLIGANTTATSNEVSRAKTAEEVNQKQITDNKNSQNVINTKHENLIGANTTATSNEVIRAKDAESINAKKIAATSSQVNNIGTLTVDKNGNPTPLIGKSSDQFDLTGSSGQLKALASAHNKNAQEIGDLKNLEHDQIRSIYADPVTAPASPTPGSSSTVSSVPHANSNGEILQRGGQDLTVVKAFNTLDSDILINHEDIIKLNDKTVKNTGEISDNKNNIAQNKSDINKLQSHSNSSAKHIQNNDKRITKNTQDIHHNTERINSVEAQMKKGIADAVAVAEIKYPKMEKGEMGIGAGYGTYESENAIAIGVGLQATDNLFINASVGATSGADDSVVGGAGVSYKFKVF
- a CDS encoding OmpA family protein codes for the protein MKKIILLAMILAAGSTSYADGFQLNLGYDVWRSVSDVPNGEKSGSMDQGYTIGGEYIWDYQDRFHYGIGGEFRSKLKNEDITLNESVPAYLVGKYDILNHQLYFVGRLGYNIGLSNADGGYYAGIGIGKNVGLINIEILYENMGYTLKEKEDIDGTHSSVGIKFGFKLGDIYNAFTNSSEDLPEAEAAPEPKIIEPEVIKPEVIVEEKVIQKTVIRGQHSNFSLNKFSLSTDEKIQLDRLKKEELSGAKKLIITGYTDHETGTTKYNQKLSEERAESVKDYLQIPTNVEVQVIGMGEKETLGGSPELDRRVEIEVIK